In a genomic window of Mycolicibacillus parakoreensis:
- the mftR gene encoding mycofactocin system transcriptional regulator (MftR, the mycofactocin system transcriptional regulator, is an uncharacterized TetR family DNA-binding transcription factor. Its role is inferred by context. It occurs as part of the biosynthesis locus for mycofactocin, a partially characterized electron carrier derived from the terminal Val-Tyr dipeptide of the precursor peptide MftA, through a radical SAM enzyme-mediated process.) has protein sequence MQRGPGSPPSVRAGRRRSTTPDHISAVAIDLFSAHGFDGVSVDDVARAAGIARRTLFRYYGSKNALPWGAFDDHLRTLRILLDRVDAAVPLGDALRDALLTFNTFDELETVRHRRRMRVILETAELQAYSMTMYAGWRAVIAEFVAERTGTTAAALGPQTVAWTMLGVALSAYERWLADDTVSLPQALSDAFDVVRGGFDTL, from the coding sequence ATGCAGCGCGGGCCGGGCTCCCCACCGTCGGTGCGGGCCGGACGGCGCCGGTCGACGACGCCGGACCACATCAGCGCGGTGGCCATCGACCTGTTCAGCGCACACGGGTTCGACGGGGTCAGCGTCGACGACGTGGCCCGGGCGGCCGGGATCGCCCGGCGGACCCTGTTCCGCTACTACGGGTCTAAAAACGCGTTGCCGTGGGGCGCGTTCGACGACCACCTGCGAACGCTGCGGATCCTGCTGGACCGGGTCGATGCCGCGGTGCCGTTGGGCGATGCGCTGCGCGATGCGCTGTTGACGTTCAACACCTTCGACGAACTCGAGACCGTGCGTCATCGTCGACGCATGCGGGTCATCCTCGAGACCGCGGAGTTGCAGGCGTATTCGATGACCATGTACGCCGGGTGGCGCGCGGTGATCGCCGAGTTCGTCGCCGAGCGCACCGGCACCACCGCCGCGGCGCTCGGGCCGCAGACGGTGGCCTGGACGATGCTGGGGGTGGCGTTGAGCGCCTACGAACGCTGGCTGGCCGACGACACCGTGTCGCTGCCGCAGGCGCTCAGCGACGCGTTCGACGTGGTGCGCGGCGGGTTCGACACGCTCTAG
- a CDS encoding NAD(P)/FAD-dependent oxidoreductase: MASSTGTQGIVIVGGGLAATRTAEQLRRAEYPGPITILSDEQHLPYDRPPLSKEVLRSEVDDVTLKPREFYDEHDITLRLGAAATGVDTDARTVTLADGSTVGYDELVLATGLVPRRIPDMPDLTGICVLRSFDESLALRRAATSARRAVVIGAGFIGCEVAASLRGLGLQVVLIEPQPAPLASVLGEQIGALVARLHRDEGVDVRTGVGVSRIRGHGHVDSVVLSDGAQVDADLVVVGIGSHPATGWLQGSGIDVDNGVLCDPVGRTSAPHVWALGDVASWRDQSGHQVRVEHWSNVAEQARVVVPALLGQDKPAAVVVPYFWSDQYDVKIQCLGEPAGTDTVHLVEDDGRRFLAYFERDGVIAGVVGAGMPARVMKLRAKIAAGAPIAEVLG; this comes from the coding sequence ATGGCCAGTAGCACCGGAACCCAGGGGATCGTCATCGTCGGCGGGGGGCTTGCGGCGACCCGCACCGCCGAACAACTGCGCCGCGCCGAGTACCCCGGTCCGATCACCATCCTCAGCGACGAGCAGCATCTGCCCTACGATCGCCCGCCGCTGTCGAAGGAGGTGCTGCGCAGCGAGGTCGACGACGTCACCCTCAAACCGCGGGAGTTCTACGACGAGCACGACATCACGCTGCGGCTCGGGGCGGCGGCGACCGGCGTGGACACCGACGCGCGCACCGTGACCCTGGCCGACGGCAGCACCGTCGGCTACGACGAGCTGGTGCTGGCCACCGGGCTGGTGCCGCGGCGCATCCCGGACATGCCGGATCTGACCGGGATCTGCGTGCTGCGCTCCTTCGATGAGAGCCTGGCGTTGCGCCGGGCGGCCACCTCGGCGCGGCGCGCGGTGGTGATCGGCGCGGGGTTCATCGGCTGCGAGGTCGCCGCCAGCCTGCGCGGGCTCGGTCTGCAGGTGGTGCTCATCGAACCGCAGCCCGCCCCGTTGGCGTCGGTGCTCGGCGAGCAGATCGGCGCACTGGTGGCCCGGCTGCACCGCGACGAGGGCGTCGATGTGCGCACCGGGGTCGGGGTGTCGCGCATCCGCGGGCACGGCCACGTCGACTCGGTGGTGCTCAGCGACGGCGCGCAGGTCGACGCCGACCTGGTGGTGGTGGGCATCGGGTCACACCCGGCCACCGGATGGCTGCAGGGCAGCGGCATCGACGTCGACAACGGCGTGCTGTGCGACCCGGTCGGACGCACCAGCGCCCCGCACGTGTGGGCGCTCGGCGATGTGGCGTCGTGGCGCGATCAGTCCGGACACCAGGTGCGGGTGGAGCATTGGAGCAACGTCGCCGAGCAGGCCCGGGTGGTGGTGCCGGCGCTGCTGGGTCAGGACAAGCCCGCCGCGGTGGTGGTGCCCTACTTCTGGAGCGACCAGTACGACGTGAAGATCCAATGCCTCGGCGAGCCGGCCGGCACCGACACCGTGCACCTCGTCGAGGACGACGGCCGCAGGTTCCTCGCCTACTTCGAGCGCGACGGGGTGATCGCCGGGGTGGTCGGCGCCGGAATGCCGGCCCGGGTGATGAAGCTGCGCGCCAAGATCGCCGCCGGCGCCCCGATCGCCGAGGTGCTCGGCTAG
- a CDS encoding mycofactocin-coupled SDR family oxidoreductase: MDGRVAFITGAARGQGRSHAVRFARAGADVIVSDICAPVADCVTYPPATAADLAETVRLVEAEGRKVLAREVDVRDDAALRGLVADAVEQFGRLDIVVANAGVLTWGRLWELSDEQWNTIVDVNLTGTWRTLRAVVPAMIAAGNGGSIVVVSSSAGVKATPANGHYSATKHGLVALTNTLALEVGEYGIRVNSIHPYSVDTPMIEPEAMAKVFADHPAYLHAFPPMPVKNDGFMSPDAISDVVLWLAGDASATLSGAQIPVDKGSLKY, encoded by the coding sequence CTGGACGGGCGGGTCGCCTTCATCACCGGCGCGGCCCGCGGGCAGGGCCGGTCGCACGCGGTGCGCTTCGCCCGCGCCGGTGCCGACGTGATCGTCTCCGACATCTGCGCCCCGGTCGCCGACTGCGTCACCTACCCGCCGGCCACCGCGGCCGATCTCGCCGAGACGGTCCGCCTCGTCGAAGCCGAGGGGCGCAAGGTGCTCGCCCGCGAGGTCGACGTCCGCGACGACGCGGCGCTGCGGGGCCTCGTCGCCGACGCCGTCGAGCAGTTCGGCCGCCTCGACATCGTGGTCGCCAACGCCGGGGTGCTGACCTGGGGCCGGCTCTGGGAGCTCAGCGACGAGCAGTGGAACACCATCGTCGACGTCAACCTCACCGGTACCTGGCGCACGCTGCGCGCGGTGGTCCCGGCGATGATCGCCGCCGGCAACGGCGGGTCGATCGTGGTGGTCTCCTCCTCGGCCGGGGTGAAGGCGACCCCGGCCAACGGCCACTACTCGGCGACCAAGCACGGGCTGGTCGCGCTGACCAACACCTTGGCCCTGGAGGTCGGCGAGTACGGCATCCGGGTCAACTCGATTCACCCCTACTCGGTGGACACCCCGATGATCGAACCCGAGGCGATGGCGAAGGTCTTCGCCGACCACCCGGCGTATCTGCACGCATTCCCGCCGATGCCGGTCAAAAACGACGGCTTCATGAGCCCCGACGCGATCTCCGACGTGGTGCTCTGGTTGGCCGGTGACGCCTCGGCGACGCTGTCCGGCGCCCAGATCCCCGTCGACAAGGGCTCGCTGAAGTACTGA
- the tuf gene encoding elongation factor Tu, with protein sequence MAKAKFERTKPHVNIGTIGHVDHGKTTLTAAITKVLHDRFPELNESRAFDQIDNAPEEKQRGITINISHVEYQTDKRHYAHVDAPGHADYIKNMITGAAQMDGAILVVAATDGPMPQTREHVLLARQVGVPYIVVALNKSDMVDDEELLELVEMEVRELLAGQDFDEEAPVIRVSALKALEGDEKWVESVAQLMEAVDEKVPDPVRDTDKPFLMPVEDVFTITGRGTVVTGRVERGVINVNEDVEIVGIRPDTTKTTVTGVEMFRKLLDQGQAGDNVGLLIRGIKREDVERGQVVVKPGTTTPHTEFEGQAYILAKDEGGRHTPFFTNYRPQFYFRTTDVTGVVTLPEGTEMVMPGDNTEMSVKLIQPVAMDEGLRFAIREGGRTVGAGQVTKIIK encoded by the coding sequence GTGGCGAAGGCGAAGTTCGAGCGGACGAAGCCGCACGTCAACATCGGGACCATCGGTCACGTTGACCACGGCAAGACCACCCTGACCGCGGCTATCACCAAGGTTCTGCACGACAGGTTCCCCGAGCTGAACGAGTCGCGCGCATTCGACCAGATCGACAATGCGCCCGAGGAGAAGCAGCGCGGGATCACGATCAACATCTCCCACGTGGAGTACCAGACCGACAAGCGGCACTACGCCCACGTCGACGCGCCCGGCCACGCCGACTACATCAAGAACATGATCACCGGTGCCGCCCAGATGGACGGCGCGATCCTGGTGGTCGCGGCCACCGACGGCCCCATGCCGCAGACCCGCGAGCACGTGCTGCTGGCCCGTCAGGTCGGCGTGCCCTACATCGTGGTCGCCCTGAACAAGTCGGACATGGTCGACGACGAGGAGCTCCTCGAGCTCGTCGAGATGGAGGTCCGCGAGCTGCTGGCCGGCCAGGACTTCGACGAGGAGGCCCCGGTGATCCGGGTGTCGGCGCTCAAGGCCCTCGAGGGCGACGAGAAGTGGGTCGAGTCGGTCGCCCAGCTGATGGAGGCCGTCGACGAGAAGGTGCCCGACCCGGTGCGCGACACCGACAAGCCGTTCCTGATGCCGGTGGAGGACGTCTTCACCATCACCGGGCGCGGCACCGTGGTCACCGGCCGCGTCGAGCGTGGCGTGATCAACGTCAACGAGGACGTCGAGATCGTCGGGATCCGGCCGGACACCACCAAGACCACCGTCACCGGTGTGGAGATGTTCCGCAAGCTGCTCGACCAGGGCCAGGCCGGCGACAACGTCGGGCTGCTGATCCGCGGGATCAAGCGCGAGGACGTCGAGCGCGGCCAGGTCGTGGTCAAGCCCGGCACCACCACCCCGCACACCGAGTTCGAGGGCCAGGCCTACATCCTGGCCAAGGACGAGGGCGGTCGGCACACGCCGTTCTTCACCAACTACCGTCCGCAGTTCTACTTCCGGACCACCGACGTGACCGGTGTGGTCACGCTGCCGGAGGGCACCGAGATGGTGATGCCCGGTGACAACACCGAGATGAGCGTCAAGCTGATCCAGCCGGTCGCCATGGACGAGGGCCTGCGGTTCGCCATCCGTGAGGGTGGGCGCACCGTCGGTGCCGGCCAGGTCACCAAGATCATCAAATAG
- the fusA gene encoding elongation factor G: MAQKDVLTDLNKVRNIGIMAHIDAGKTTTTERILFYTGVNYKMGETHDGASTTDWMEQEQERGITITSAAVTCFWNDDQINIIDTPGHVDFTVEVERSLRVLDGAVAVFDGKEGVEPQSEQVWRQADKYDVPRICFVNKMDKLGADFYFTVGTIKERLGAKPLVIQLPIGAESDFEGIVDLVEMTAKVWRGETKMGETYETVEIPAELADKVEQYRAELLESVAETDEELLEKYLGGEELTVEEIKAAIRKLTVTSEMYPVLCGSAFKNKGVQPMLDAVIDYLPSPLDVESVRGHVPGDEDQEIFRKPSVDEPFAALAFKIAVHPFFGKLTYVRVYSGKVDSGAQIVNSTKGKKERLGKLFQMHSNKENPVESASAGHIYAVIGLKDTTTGDTLCDASKQIVLESMTFPDPVIEVAIEPKTKSDQEKLSLAIQKLADEDPTFKVHLDAETGQTVIGGMGELHLDILVDRMRREFKVEANVGKPQVAYRETIKRKVENVEFTHKKQTGGSGQFAKVIITLEPFTDEEGATYEFENKVTGGRIPREYIPSVDAGAQDAMQYGVLAGYPLVNLKLTLLDGAYHDVDSSEMAFKIAGSQVLKKAATAAQPVILEPIMAVEVTTPEEYMGDVIGDLNSRRGQIQAMEERSGARVVKAQVPLSEMFGYVGDLRSKSQGRANYTMVFDSYAEVPAQVSKEIIAKATGE; this comes from the coding sequence GTGGCACAGAAGGACGTGCTGACCGACCTGAACAAGGTCCGCAACATCGGCATCATGGCGCACATCGACGCCGGGAAGACGACGACGACCGAACGGATCCTGTTCTACACCGGCGTCAACTACAAGATGGGCGAGACCCACGACGGCGCCTCGACCACCGACTGGATGGAACAGGAGCAGGAACGCGGGATCACCATCACCTCCGCGGCGGTCACCTGCTTCTGGAACGACGACCAGATCAACATCATCGACACGCCCGGCCACGTCGACTTCACCGTGGAGGTCGAGCGGTCGCTGCGTGTCCTCGACGGTGCGGTCGCGGTGTTCGACGGCAAGGAGGGCGTGGAGCCCCAGTCCGAGCAGGTCTGGCGCCAGGCCGACAAATACGATGTGCCGCGCATCTGTTTCGTCAACAAGATGGACAAGCTGGGGGCGGACTTCTACTTCACCGTCGGCACCATCAAGGAGCGCCTCGGCGCCAAGCCGTTGGTCATCCAGCTGCCGATCGGCGCGGAGAGCGACTTCGAGGGCATCGTCGACCTGGTCGAGATGACCGCCAAGGTGTGGCGCGGCGAGACCAAGATGGGCGAGACCTACGAGACCGTCGAGATCCCCGCCGAGCTCGCCGACAAGGTCGAGCAGTACCGCGCTGAGCTGCTGGAGTCGGTCGCCGAGACCGACGAGGAGCTGTTGGAGAAGTACCTCGGCGGCGAGGAGCTCACCGTCGAGGAGATCAAGGCCGCGATCCGCAAGCTGACCGTCACCTCGGAGATGTATCCGGTGCTGTGCGGCAGCGCCTTCAAGAACAAAGGCGTGCAGCCGATGCTCGACGCCGTCATCGACTACCTGCCGTCGCCGCTGGACGTCGAGTCGGTGCGCGGGCATGTGCCCGGCGACGAGGATCAGGAGATCTTCCGCAAGCCGTCGGTCGACGAGCCGTTCGCGGCGCTGGCGTTCAAGATCGCCGTGCACCCGTTCTTCGGCAAACTGACCTACGTGCGGGTTTACTCCGGCAAGGTCGACTCCGGGGCCCAGATCGTCAACTCCACCAAGGGCAAAAAGGAGCGGCTGGGCAAGCTGTTCCAGATGCACTCCAACAAGGAGAACCCGGTGGAGTCGGCGTCGGCCGGCCACATCTACGCGGTGATCGGGCTGAAGGACACCACCACCGGCGACACGCTCTGCGACGCCAGCAAGCAGATCGTGCTGGAGTCGATGACGTTCCCGGACCCCGTCATCGAGGTGGCCATCGAGCCCAAGACCAAAAGCGACCAGGAGAAGCTGTCCCTGGCGATCCAGAAACTCGCCGACGAGGACCCCACCTTCAAGGTGCACCTGGACGCCGAGACCGGCCAGACGGTCATCGGCGGGATGGGCGAGCTGCACCTGGACATCCTCGTCGACCGGATGCGTCGCGAATTCAAGGTCGAGGCCAACGTCGGCAAGCCGCAGGTGGCCTACCGCGAGACCATCAAGCGCAAGGTGGAGAACGTCGAGTTCACCCACAAGAAGCAGACCGGTGGGTCGGGGCAGTTCGCCAAGGTCATCATCACCTTGGAGCCGTTCACCGACGAAGAGGGCGCGACCTACGAGTTCGAGAACAAGGTCACCGGGGGGCGCATCCCGCGGGAGTACATCCCCTCGGTCGACGCCGGGGCCCAGGACGCCATGCAGTACGGCGTGCTGGCCGGCTACCCGCTGGTGAACCTGAAACTCACCCTGCTCGACGGCGCCTACCACGACGTCGACTCCTCGGAGATGGCGTTCAAGATCGCCGGTTCCCAGGTTCTGAAGAAGGCCGCCACCGCGGCCCAACCGGTCATCCTCGAGCCGATCATGGCCGTCGAGGTCACCACGCCCGAGGAGTACATGGGCGACGTGATCGGTGATTTGAACTCCCGCCGTGGTCAGATCCAGGCCATGGAAGAGCGCAGCGGTGCCCGTGTCGTCAAGGCGCAGGTCCCCCTGTCGGAGATGTTCGGCTACGTCGGCGACCTGCGGTCGAAGTCACAGGGCCGGGCGAACTACACCATGGTGTTCGACTCCTACGCCGAGGTTCCGGCGCAGGTGTCGAAGGAGATCATCGCGAAGGCGACGGGGGAGTGA
- the rpsG gene encoding 30S ribosomal protein S7, giving the protein MPRKGPAPKRPLLNDPVYGSQLVTQLVNKVLVRGKKSLAERIVYGAMEQARDKTGTDPVITLKRALDNVKPSLEVRSRRVGGATYQVPVEVRPDRSTTLALRWLVSFSRQRREKTMIERLANEILDASNGLGAAVKRREDTHKMAEANRAFAHYRW; this is encoded by the coding sequence ATGCCGCGTAAGGGTCCGGCTCCCAAGCGTCCCCTGCTCAACGACCCGGTCTACGGGTCGCAGCTGGTCACCCAGCTGGTGAACAAGGTGCTGGTGCGAGGAAAGAAGTCGCTGGCCGAGCGCATCGTGTACGGCGCGATGGAACAGGCCCGCGACAAGACCGGCACCGACCCGGTCATCACGCTCAAGCGCGCGCTGGACAACGTCAAGCCCTCCCTGGAGGTGCGCAGCCGCCGGGTCGGCGGGGCCACCTACCAGGTGCCGGTCGAGGTGCGTCCGGACCGCTCCACCACGCTGGCGCTGCGCTGGCTGGTCAGCTTCTCGCGCCAGCGGCGGGAGAAGACCATGATCGAGCGGCTGGCCAACGAGATCCTCGACGCCAGCAACGGGCTGGGTGCGGCGGTCAAACGCCGGGAGGACACCCACAAGATGGCCGAGGCGAACCGGGCCTTCGCGCACTACCGCTGGTGA
- the rpsL gene encoding 30S ribosomal protein S12 — MPTIQQLVRKGRRDKPALVKTAALKGSPQRRGVCTRVYTTTPKKPNSALRKVARVKLTSGIEVTAYIPGEGHNLQEHSMVLVRGGRVKDLPGVRYKIIRGSLDTQGVKNRKQARSRYGAKKEKS, encoded by the coding sequence ATGCCAACCATTCAGCAGCTGGTCCGCAAGGGGCGCCGCGACAAACCCGCCTTGGTCAAGACCGCGGCCCTCAAGGGCAGCCCGCAGCGGCGCGGGGTGTGCACCCGCGTGTACACCACCACCCCGAAGAAGCCGAACTCGGCGCTTCGCAAGGTGGCGCGTGTGAAGCTGACCAGCGGCATCGAGGTCACCGCCTACATCCCCGGTGAGGGCCACAACCTGCAGGAGCACTCGATGGTGCTGGTGCGCGGCGGCCGGGTGAAGGACCTGCCCGGGGTGCGCTACAAGATCATCCGCGGTTCGCTGGACACCCAGGGTGTGAAGAACCGCAAACAGGCCCGCAGTCGTTACGGCGCCAAGAAGGAGAAGAGCTGA